In Fluviispira sanaruensis, a genomic segment contains:
- the rpe gene encoding ribulose-phosphate 3-epimerase: MRKELKVSPSIAAGNLLKLEEEVRKLEHSGADSIHFDVMDGHFVPLLTIGIPFIEQMRKITKMHLDVHIMVTNPDSTFENYLSAGADTLSFHIETALHPHRICSKIKETGKRAGIVLNPSTHWKDIEYLLPVLDQVTLMTVNPGFSRQAHIPLVHKKILELSKYRSENNLKFDIMVDGGVSHENANTLNKLGVDIVVAGGAVFNFENYKEAIVKIKSASITN; the protein is encoded by the coding sequence ATGAGAAAAGAATTAAAAGTTTCCCCATCAATTGCAGCAGGAAATCTATTAAAACTAGAAGAAGAGGTACGTAAATTAGAGCATAGTGGAGCAGATAGTATCCATTTTGATGTGATGGATGGCCACTTTGTCCCACTTCTCACCATTGGTATACCATTTATAGAACAAATGCGGAAAATTACAAAAATGCATTTAGATGTGCACATTATGGTAACAAATCCCGATTCTACTTTTGAAAATTATTTATCTGCTGGAGCGGACACACTTTCTTTTCACATAGAAACAGCATTACATCCCCACAGAATTTGTAGCAAAATTAAAGAAACAGGAAAACGCGCTGGTATTGTCTTAAACCCTTCTACACATTGGAAAGACATTGAATATTTATTACCCGTTCTAGATCAAGTCACACTTATGACTGTTAATCCCGGCTTCTCAAGACAAGCGCATATTCCACTTGTCCACAAAAAAATATTAGAATTATCTAAATATCGTAGCGAGAATAATTTGAAATTCGATATTATGGTTGATGGAGGCGTGAGTCACGAAAACGCAAATACTCTAAATAAACTTGGAGTCGATATCGTTGTTGCAGGTGGTGCCGTTTTTAATTTCGAAAACTATAAAGAAGCTATTGTAAAAATTAAGAGCGCTTCCATCACAAACTAA
- a CDS encoding polyprenyl synthetase family protein, translated as MTPSFFQPISEELATLETKLVDYLLTPNKPTNQILEHIFSSGGKRIRPALFLLCSRLINYNGDHKFPIASVCEYIHTASLLHDDVIDNSTLRRNKPTANSIWGDETAVLTGDLIYSAACRLMVKTKSLELIDDFAECIRFMSESELFQLELLWKIDTNYEQYYSVVEGKTAFLFQCSAKTPCYLAQSDSITTHLLGDYGKHIGFAFQIFDDYLDYAGDAAQVGKPIAADLLEGKITLPLIYALNSNNKYTQNLKNLIHKIIENNFATMEEQKELITLVKETDGLNKALQQAETHAQNARNCLSKYTQNNDLNLEQKNALTALNEITYFVLNRKN; from the coding sequence ATGACACCTTCTTTTTTCCAGCCAATCTCAGAGGAATTAGCAACACTCGAAACAAAACTGGTCGACTATTTACTCACTCCAAATAAACCTACGAATCAGATTTTGGAACATATATTTTCTTCAGGTGGAAAAAGAATTCGTCCTGCTCTTTTCCTCTTATGCAGCAGACTGATTAATTATAATGGAGATCATAAGTTTCCAATTGCATCTGTCTGTGAATATATCCACACAGCTAGTTTATTGCATGATGATGTCATCGACAACTCGACTCTGCGTAGAAATAAGCCAACAGCTAACTCCATCTGGGGGGACGAAACGGCAGTATTAACAGGCGATCTTATTTATTCTGCAGCCTGCCGTTTGATGGTTAAAACCAAAAGTCTTGAATTGATCGATGATTTTGCAGAGTGCATACGCTTTATGAGTGAGAGTGAGTTATTTCAACTCGAGCTTCTATGGAAAATCGATACAAACTATGAACAATATTATAGCGTTGTTGAAGGAAAAACCGCCTTTTTATTTCAATGCAGCGCAAAAACTCCTTGTTATTTAGCTCAATCAGATAGTATAACAACCCATCTTTTAGGCGATTATGGCAAACATATTGGTTTTGCATTTCAAATATTTGATGATTACTTAGACTATGCAGGAGATGCTGCTCAAGTTGGAAAACCAATAGCAGCAGACTTATTAGAAGGAAAAATCACTCTTCCTTTAATCTATGCATTAAATTCTAATAATAAATACACGCAAAATTTAAAGAATTTAATCCATAAGATTATTGAAAATAATTTTGCCACTATGGAAGAACAAAAAGAATTGATAACACTTGTTAAAGAAACGGACGGATTGAATAAGGCATTACAACAAGCAGAAACGCACGCTCAAAATGCAAGAAATTGTCTTTCTAAATATACGCAAAACAACGATCTTAATTTAGAACAAAAAAATGCATTAACAGCTTTGAATGAAATCACTTATTTTGTCTTGAATAGAAAGAATTAA
- a CDS encoding ATP-dependent helicase, with product MFNEIETPDLSNLNPVQLLASTHKDGPAVVYAGAGSGKTKVICSRIAWLITHEHVPASAILAVTFTNKAAKEMKERVEQYIGAKRSKYVIVSTFHAFCARFLRIYAEEAGYNSAFSIYDDDDQKSLLKDILKKLNISDKILSVNTVKSKIDKIKNQGLTPEEYLHELKHNPELSFQEQRQQFRNFGEQYDPEIIQKIYSLYQSTLKKQNAMDFNDLLLVMFKTLENKPHVLESLQNRFRYFLIDEFQDTNPIQFKLIHLLSSKSQNLFIVGDDDQSIYSWRGAEPSFIINFHHLYKNAKVFKLEENYRSTKNIIQAATEIIKNNKKRADKTLFTNNEVGTKIKIKSCEDPYIESKFISNEIYADVQENGKFSDFCILYRTNAQSRSLEDELRRRMMPYIIYGSVRFYERAEIKILLAYIKLIINPTDEAAFQKIINTPRRGFGDKALSKLKELSTSRNESLLNTITEIVYGGLENEVSRSIAAVKDFVMCFQKWKSNLDYHNKPSVTLAEVISDINFEEYLRNSYPEDFDERWLNVIELKNAIIEFENINIEEEIGQQQKQLSGLEKLSRFLEQAMLTVEPTVVNVQQGTANAITLMTIHSAKGLEFPKVFIAGLEEGVLPHQNSIDSPEAIEEERRLMYVAVTRAKSKLTLTNCKRNRYKDFIPAQESRFISEISFEITDWVDSAKKTFPREFGKITSTPKFEDKPRIFKGDDLLNKENINLKSEMNQDLIWRKGQKVTHKVFGDGVIREIEKSTSGYRLRIKFDKNSVGEKTLIHTYVTPI from the coding sequence ATGTTTAATGAAATAGAAACTCCCGATCTTTCAAATCTTAATCCAGTGCAATTGTTAGCCAGCACACATAAAGATGGCCCAGCAGTTGTTTATGCAGGGGCGGGAAGTGGAAAAACCAAGGTTATTTGCTCAAGAATTGCTTGGCTTATTACCCATGAACATGTTCCGGCAAGTGCAATATTAGCTGTTACATTTACAAACAAAGCTGCCAAAGAAATGAAAGAAAGAGTCGAGCAATATATAGGAGCTAAACGTTCTAAATATGTCATCGTTTCTACATTTCATGCCTTCTGTGCCAGATTTCTTCGTATTTATGCAGAAGAAGCGGGTTATAATTCTGCTTTTTCAATATATGATGACGATGATCAAAAGAGTTTATTGAAAGATATCTTAAAAAAATTAAATATCTCTGATAAAATTTTATCCGTAAATACAGTTAAATCTAAAATTGATAAAATAAAAAATCAAGGATTGACACCCGAAGAATACCTTCATGAATTAAAGCACAATCCTGAGTTAAGTTTTCAAGAACAAAGACAACAGTTCAGAAACTTTGGTGAACAATACGATCCGGAGATTATCCAAAAAATCTATAGTTTATACCAAAGCACATTGAAAAAACAAAATGCAATGGATTTTAATGATTTACTGCTGGTTATGTTTAAAACCCTAGAAAACAAACCCCATGTGTTAGAATCGTTGCAAAATAGATTCCGCTATTTTCTCATTGACGAGTTTCAAGATACCAACCCTATTCAATTTAAACTTATCCATTTATTAAGCTCTAAAAGTCAAAATTTGTTTATTGTTGGAGATGATGATCAAAGTATTTATTCATGGCGCGGCGCTGAACCTTCTTTTATAATAAACTTTCATCATTTATATAAGAATGCAAAAGTATTTAAACTTGAAGAGAACTATAGAAGTACTAAAAATATTATTCAAGCAGCCACCGAAATTATTAAGAATAATAAAAAACGCGCTGACAAGACACTTTTCACTAACAACGAAGTTGGCACAAAAATTAAAATTAAATCCTGCGAAGATCCTTATATAGAATCTAAATTTATTTCTAATGAAATATATGCGGATGTTCAAGAAAATGGTAAATTTTCTGATTTCTGCATTTTATATCGCACAAATGCACAAAGCCGTTCACTTGAAGATGAGTTAAGAAGACGAATGATGCCATATATCATATATGGATCAGTTCGTTTTTATGAGAGAGCTGAAATAAAAATATTACTTGCTTATATTAAATTAATTATAAACCCAACTGACGAAGCTGCATTTCAAAAAATAATTAACACTCCCCGTAGAGGTTTTGGTGACAAGGCACTCTCAAAATTAAAAGAATTATCTACTTCTCGCAATGAAAGTTTACTAAATACGATTACTGAAATTGTCTATGGCGGATTAGAAAATGAAGTATCTCGATCAATTGCAGCAGTAAAAGATTTCGTAATGTGCTTTCAAAAATGGAAGAGCAATCTAGATTATCACAACAAACCATCAGTTACTTTAGCTGAGGTAATATCAGATATCAATTTCGAAGAATATTTAAGAAATTCATATCCTGAAGATTTCGACGAAAGATGGTTGAACGTAATTGAATTAAAAAATGCGATTATAGAATTTGAAAATATAAATATTGAAGAAGAAATAGGACAACAACAAAAACAACTCTCCGGGTTAGAAAAGCTCTCTCGCTTTTTAGAACAAGCTATGCTCACCGTTGAGCCAACCGTGGTCAATGTTCAACAAGGTACTGCAAACGCAATCACTTTGATGACAATCCACTCTGCAAAGGGGCTTGAGTTTCCAAAAGTTTTTATTGCGGGCCTTGAAGAAGGCGTTCTTCCACATCAAAACTCGATCGATTCTCCAGAAGCTATCGAAGAGGAACGAAGACTTATGTATGTTGCTGTTACCCGCGCAAAAAGCAAATTAACTCTGACAAATTGCAAACGTAATAGATATAAAGATTTTATTCCAGCTCAGGAAAGTCGTTTTATTTCTGAAATTTCTTTTGAAATAACCGATTGGGTTGACTCTGCTAAAAAAACATTTCCAAGAGAATTTGGTAAAATAACTTCTACCCCTAAATTTGAAGACAAACCAAGAATTTTTAAGGGTGATGATCTTTTAAATAAAGAAAATATAAATTTAAAAAGTGAAATGAATCAAGATTTAATTTGGAGAAAAGGACAAAAAGTTACACATAAAGTATTTGGCGATGGTGTTATAAGAGAAATTGAAAAAAGCACCTCAGGATATAGACTCAGAATTAAATTTGATAAAAATTCTGTTGGAGAAAAGACTCTTATACATACATACGTCACGCCCATTTAA